A region of Anopheles merus strain MAF chromosome 2R, AmerM5.1, whole genome shotgun sequence DNA encodes the following proteins:
- the LOC121600007 gene encoding HEAT repeat-containing protein 5B isoform X5 has product MGHIENLSLFRYIRDAATQSLKHFPQLHPFDSSSPDGAEAQEEEEVEAELSARMELSHSLTLNEAALSQLPEQKRPVFIFEWLRFLDKVLVAAQKSDIKGCQKKLVEQLTQHIQGAPGPPTRKLIARCLATLFSVGDTFLLFETVNKCNDILKNKDDSPSYLPTRLAAICVVGCMYEKLGRMMGRSYEETVQILLKSLKNAESQSRIEIMMTLEKVCAGMGSAIANVHKDIYKAVRYCLTDRVMAVRVAASNCLLEMTGHAPFLYTTELESLASLCFRAFDGCNYEVRCAVARLLGTLIACTQNGSLRNFSSMTASASSTKSLRPVSLDEALGVLMAGFLRGGVSFLKGTGEIIKGSSGVNREVRVGVTHAYVVFVQTMGGLWLERNLQPFLVHVLDLVANPKAASSHVDAVYSRKCINFILRSVIGKMLGEKAQSSACKELIHLIAKQMNSIDFNPENAKDSNQETLFSQHLLVCALQELGSLVLLLGTTAQNLLADQSLNFIDAICAVLIHPCMAARLAAAWCLRCVCVAVPGQITPLIDRFIDAIEKMRTSPDAISGYSGALAAVLGGVRYSPLGIPHTRGKIIFNTAEELLRTASQNSRLSLNRTQAGWLLIGAIMTLGVPVVKGLLPRMLLLWRNAFPRSTKELESEKARGDAFTWQVTLEGRAGALSVMHSFLLHCPELVTDDITRRLLTPIESALAMLINITSVLKNYGQHLKAPTAMVRLRLYETLSLLPANALESSYTHLLRMLVSEFTLTENPANTTTSFLRQMCHGDDSIILGTWLQDTDHRTIEDQLQPNSAAGSGALEHDACCLYRGIAAGEQCPGPLPLGVAVIDMSVILFGLIFPKVANKHRLQMLEHFGECIKHAKSSRQEAVQMNIFTALLSGLKGLTETKSAIGQDDVRKSATNLIIGALTSANPILRCAAGEALGRIAQVVGDSRVTAELAQTSFDRLKSARDVVTRTGHSLALGCLHRYVGGMGSSQHLNTSVSILLALAQDGSSPVVQVWSLYALSLIADSGGPMFRGYVEPSLSLALKLLLTVPQSHVDVHQCIGRVLSALITTIGPELQGDANSVATARSSFLCAAAIMQAHSDPLVQAEATGCLQQLHLFAPRNVNLSTLVPNLCQNLSSNYLMLRKAAVSCLRQLTTREAKEVCEHAANLVSDEDRYALSDYGLPGVLFGMLDTESDSQMVRNIHDTITSMLQILAAENLSQWLSMCKNVLTVASDASVGAEGTLPGAAGGGGGGAGGAGGGGGGGGSGAAGKDGAAGDHRGEGDDGDDDDDDDDDDNMEFHAEDHQATHPAVQPRWPTRVFAAECVRKVIATCENASANHFDLLAAKEMQMTKSRGDFLVLHLSDLIRMAFMAATSDSDQLRLEGLKTLQEIIDKFAHVPEPEFPGHLLLEQFQAQVGAALRPAFSQDTPSHVTAAACEVCSAWIGSGVARDLNDLRRVHQLLVSNLSKLSSRTNSTQLYNESMATLEKLSILKAWGQVYIMAMVGHGAAPASQMLKALSSSAGTPSQLAGASAAQPKEFSRLAFDDEFGDFDSRGESLLSLVQPELDNLSKHWLAALKDYALLSLPAEYASQLPHDGGAFYTNDTMNLSKPHYLNSWPSILYAAALWLNAEGFRQGDDEGQLSRAQEEDRANANDVPSAKGQTASVTNGGTAATAISHGSPSADRFHLIFGICMEALCSTRTNEKLDSVIACLQSLYTVFDSAWSREMLMQNKTLPVELCNVLHRLILTRDSVQVQYLCISILKQTIAAANECLEREKEAERRKKVARTTATGGEPGEQVGERNGNDEPAEEPSHELDFLGEGGEEGEILPGKSLVYAVLEVVLCLLARQIPGMNPSQSTRVANEQLQRQLAQAQNGLIKLGDDNCLLVANAIQSLNELPKLCSPLGALSILPTILYLTTGVIKEVATKAVHDESPIASTNVVVQAAVQLLKTLATDRYGRHELSGEEWCKLLQSALGRLIDLTKTGCEETKMDEVTVMLAIAVFVLHSPPGVVSVLNLQYPCINHFRQCFQSASLPVRLKCVQTMRSIFANGELRVSTPYIHALAPRLIEQLYSEQARNPTNEHELALVLEGITTVETLIALAEPQNRIQMLTLLVPILINYLDDPEEPKQLAPQQQQRTKSKYVTALNDHAIQWLMKIGLKYPQEFKTFMAQAPDLRRKLEAAIKRNQMNATLQKSKSEAANAAARNSAAQQQKPTIQLKTDFSNFSFA; this is encoded by the exons atggggCACATCGAAAATCTGTCGCTATTTcg CTATATTCGCGACGCGGCGACACAGTCGTTAAAACACTTCCCGCAGCTTCACCCGTtcgacagcagcagccccgACGGCGCCGAGGCgcaggaagaggaggaagtgGAGGCGGAACTAAGCGCCAGAATGGAGCTGTCCCACAGTCTCACGCTGAACGAGGCCGCCCTCAGCCAGCTGCCGGAGCAGAAGCGGCCCGTATTCATCTTCGAATGGTTGCGCTTCCTGGACAAGGTGCTGGTCGCGGCCCAAAAGTCCGACATCAAGGGCTGCCAGAAGAAGCTGGTCGAGCAGCTGACGCAACACATCCAGGGGGCGCCGGGGCCGCCCACGCGCAAGCTGATCGCCCGCTGCCTGGCCACCCTCTTCTCGGTCGGCGACACGTTTCTGCTGTTCGAAACGGTCAACAAGTGCAATGACATACTGAAAAACAAGGACGATTCGCCGAGCTACCTGCCGACCCGGCTGGCCGCGATCTGCGTGGTCGGCTGCATGTACGAGAAGCTCGGCCGCATGATGGGCCGCTCGTACGAGGAGACGGTCCAGATCCTGCTCAAGTCGCTCAAGAACGCCGAATCGCAGTCGCGCATCGAGATCATGATGACGCTGGAGAAGGTGTGCGCCGGCATGGGCTCGGCCATCGCGAACGTGCACAAGGACATCTACAAGGCGGTGCGGTACTGTTTGACCGATCGCGTGATGGCGGTGCGGGTGGCCGCCTCCAACTGTCTGCTGGAGATGACCGGGCACGCCCCGTTCCTGTACACGACCGAGCTGGAAAGCTTGGCCTCGCTGTGCTTCCGCGCGTTCGACGGCTGCAACTACGAGGTGCGGTGCGCGGTGGCCCGGCTGCTCGGCACACTGATCGCCTGCACGCAGAACGGCAGTCTGCGCAACTTTAGCAGCATGACGGCGTCGGCCTCGAGCACGAAATCGCTCCGGCCGGTGTCGCTGGACGAGGCGCTCGGCGTGCTGATGGCGGGCTTTCTGCGCGGCGGCGTCTCCTTCCTGAAGGGCACGGGCGAAATCATCAAGGGCAGCTCGGGCGTGAACCGGGAGGTGCGCGTCGGCGTCACCCACGCGTACGTCGTGTTCGTGCAGACGATGGGCGGGCTGTGGCTGGAGCGCAACCTGCAGCCGTTCCTGGTGCACGTGCTCGATCTGGTGGCCAACCCGAAGGCTGCCTCGTCCCACGTCGATGCGGTGTACTCGCGCAAGTGCATCAACTTCATACTGCGCTCCGTCATCGGCAAGATGCTGGGCGAGAAGGCGCAATCGTCCGCCTGCAAGGAGCTGATACACCTGATCGCGAAGCAGATGAACTCGATCGACTTCAATCCGGAGAACGCGAAAGACTCCAACCAGGAGACGCTATTTAGCCAGCATCTGCTCGTGTGCGCGCTGCAGGAGCTGGGCagcctggtgctgctgctcggcacCACCGCGCAGAACCTGCTCGCCGACCAGTCGCTCAACTTCATCGACGCTATCTGTGCCGTGCTGATCCATCCGTGTATGGCGGCCCGGCTAGCGGCCGCCTGGTGTTTGCGGTGCGTCTGCGTTGCCGTGCCGGGGCAGATCACGCCGCTCATTGATCGGTTTATCGACGCGATCGAGAAGATGCGCACCTCGCCGGACGCCATTTCCGGGTACAGTGGAGCGCTGGCGGCCGTGCTCGGTGGCGTACGGTACTCACCGCTTGGGATACCGCACACGCGCGGAAAAATCATCTTCAACACCGCCGAAGAGCTGCTGCGTACGGCAAGCCAGAACAGCCGGCTGTCGCTCAATAGAACGCAGGCCGGCTGGCTGCTGATCGGAGCCATCATGACGCTGGGGGTGCCGGTGGTAAAGGGTCTGCTACcccggatgctgctgctctggAGGAACGCATTTCCCCGCTCGACCAAGGAGCTGGAATCGGAGAAGGCACGCGGGGACGCCTTCACCTGGCAGGTGACGCTCGAGGGCCGGGCCGGGGCGCTGTCCGTGATGCACAGCTTCCTGCTGCACTGTCCCGAGCTCGTGACGGACGATATTACGCGCCGGCTGCTGACACCGATCGAGAGCGCTTTGGCGATGCTGATCAA CATAACGTCCGTGCTGAAAAACTACGGTCAGCATCTGAAAGCACCGACGGCGATGGTACGCCTGAGGCTGTACGAAACGTTATCGCTGCTGCCCGCGAACGCGCTGGAATCGTCGTACACGCACCTGCTGCGCATGCTGGTGTCGGAGTTTACGCTGACGGAGAATCCGGCCAACACGACCACCTCCTTCCTGCGGCAGATGTGCCATGGGGATGACTCGATCATACTGGGGACCTGGCTGCAGGACACCGACCATCGCACGATCGAAGATCAG CTCCAACCAAACAGTGCCGCCGGTTCGGGTGCCCTGGAACACGATGCCTGCTGCCTGTACCGTGGCATCGCTGCCGGTGAGCAGTGCCCGGGCCCGCTGCCGCTCGGCGTCGCCGTGATCGACATGTCCGTCATACTGTTCGGGCTAATCTTCCCCAAGGTGGCGAACAAGCATCGGCTCCAGATGCTGGAGCACTTTGGCGAGTGCATCAAGCACGCGAAAAGCTCGCGCCAGGAAGCGGTCCAGATGAACATCTTCACCGCCCTGCTCAGCGGGCTGAAGGGTTTGACCGAGACGAAGTCAGCGATCGGGCAGGACGATGTGCGCAAGAGCGCAACGAACCTGATCATCGGCGCGCTGACGAGCGCCAATCCGATACTGCGCTGTGCGGCGGGAGAGGCGCTCGGCCGCATCGCCCAGGTGGTGGGCGATTCGCGCGTAACGGCCGAGCTGGCCCAAACCagcttcgatcggttgaaGTCGGCCCGGGACGTGGTGACGCGCACGGGCCATTCGTTGGCCCTCGGGTGCCTCCATCGGTACGTCGGCGGGATGGGCTCGTCGCAGCATCTGAACACGAGCGTGTCGATACTGCTGGCGCTCGCCCAGGACGGCAGCTCGCCGGTCGTACAGGTGTGGTCACTTTACGCACTGTCGCTGATAGCCGATTCCGGCGGTCCGATGTTCCGCGGGTACGTTGAGCCGTCGCTTTCGCTCGCGCTCAAGCTGCTCCTGACCGTGCCGCAATCGCACGTGGACGTGCACCAGTGCATAGGGCGTGTGCTGAGCGCCCTGATCACGACGATCGGGCCGGAGCTGCAGGGCGACGCGAACTCCGTTGCGACGGCGCGCTCGTCGTTCCTGTGCGCGGCCGCCATCATGCAGGCGCACTCGGACCCGCTGGTGCAGGCGGAGGCGACGGGCtgcctgcagcagctgcacctGTTCGCGCCGCGCAACGTCAACCTGTCGACGCTCGTGCCGAACCTGTGCCAGAACCTGAGCAGCAACTATTTGATGCTGCGCAAGGCGGCCGTCTCCTGCCTGCGCCAGCTGACGACGCGCGAAGCGAAGGAGGTGTGCGAGCACGCGGCCAACCTGGTGAGCGACGAGGACCGGTACGCACTGTCGGATTACGGGCTGCCGGGCGTGCTGTTCGGCATGCTCGACACCGAAAGCGACAGCCAGATGGTGCGCAACATTCACGACACCATCACCTCGATGCTGCAGATACTGGCCGCGGAAAACCTGTCCCAGTGGTTGAGCATGTGCAAGAATGTGCTTACCGTCGCGTCGGATGCGTCGGTCGGCGCGGAAGGTACGCTGCCCGGTGCAGCGGGAGGAGGAGGCGGCGGGGCCGGTGGtgctggcggtggcggtggtggtggtggtagtggggCAGCCGGCAAGGATGGCGCTGCCGGGGACCACCGGGGCGAAGGGGACGAtggcgacgatgacgatgacgacgatgacgatgacaaTATGGAGTTCCATGCGGAGGACCACCAGGCAACGCACCCGGCGGTGCAGCCGCGCTGGCCGACCCGCGTGTTTGCGGCCGAGTGCGTGCGCAAGGTGATTGCGACGTGCGAGAATGCCAGCGCGAACCATTTCGATCTACTGGCGGCGAAGGAGATGCAGATGACCAAGTCGCGCGGCGACTTCCTGGTGCTGCATCTGTCCGACCTGATCCGGATGGCGTTCATGGCGGCGACGAGCGATTCGGACCAGCTGCGGCTGGAGGGCCTGAAGACGCTGCAGGAAATCATCGACAAGTTTGCGCACGTGCCGGAGCCCGAATTTCCGGGCCACCTGCTGCTCGAGCAGTTCCAGGCGCAGGTCGGCGCGGCCCTTCGGCCCGCCTTCTCGCAGGACACGCCGTCCCACGTGACGGCGGCCGCGTGCGAGGTGTGCAGCGCGTGGATCGGGTCCGGTGTCGCGCGCGATCTGAACGATCTGCGGCGCGTCCATCAGCTGCTCGTGTCGAACCTGAGCAAGCTGAGCAGCCGCACCAACAGCACGCAGCTGTACAACGAAAGCATGGCCACGCTGGAGAAGCTGAGCATTCTGAAGGCCTGGGGCCAGGTGTACATTATGGCGATGGTGGGGCACGGGGCCGCCCCGGCCAGCCAGATGCTGAAGGCGCTCAGCTCGTCCGCCGGCACCCCTTCGCAGCTAGCTGGCGCGTCCGCCGCCCAGCCGAAAGAGTTCAGCCGGCTAGCGTTCGACGACGAGTTTGGCGATTTCGATAGTCGGGGCGAAAGTTTGCTCTCGCTAGTGCAGCCCGAGCTGGACAATCTGTCCAAGCATTGGCTGGCGGCGCTGAAAGATTACGCACTGCTGTCGCTGCCGGCGGAGTACGCGAGCCAGCTGCCCCACGACGGGGGAGCGTTCTACACGAACGACACGATGAATCTTTCCAAACCACACTATCTGAATTCGTGGCCATCGATCCTGTACGCGGCCGCCCTGTGGCTGAACGCGGAAGGATTCCGGCAGGGCGACGACGAGGGCCAGCTGTCCCGCGCCCAGGAAGAGGACAGGGCGAACGCGAACGATGTGCCGAGCGCGAAGGGGCAAACGGCGTCCGTCACGAACGGTGGCACCGCCGCCACTGCGATATCGCACGGTAGCCCGAGCGCGGACCGGTTCCACCTCATCTTTGGCATCTGCATGGAGGCGCTGTGCAGTACGCGCACGAACGAGAAGCTGGACAGTGTGATCGCCTGCCTGCAGTCGCTCTACACGGTGTTCGATTCGGCCTGGTCGCGCGAGATGCTAATGCAGAACAAAACGCTCCCCGTGGAGCTGTGCAACGTGCTGCATCGGTTGATACTGACGCGGGACAGCGTGCAGGTACAGTACCTGTGCATTTCGATACTGAAGCAAACGATAGCGGCCGCCAACGAGTGTCTGGAGCGGGAGAAGGAGGCGGAGCGGCGAAAGAAGGTGGCACGCACCACCGCTACTGGCGGCGAGCCGGGCGAGCAAGTGGGTGAACGTAATGGTAACGACGAACCGGCGGAAGAGCCATCCCACGAGCTGGACTTCCTCGGCGAAGGCGGAGAAGAGGGCGAAATATTGCCCGGCAAGTCGCTAGTGTATGCGGTGCTGGAGGTCGTTCTGTGCCTGCTAGCGCGCCAGATACCGGGCATGAATCCGTCCCAGAGTACGCGCGTGGCGAACGAGCAGCTGCAGCGCCAGCTGGCCCAGGCCCAGAACGGGCTGATCAAGCTCGGCGACGACAACTGTCTGCTGGTGGCGAACGCAATCCAAAGCCTGAACGAGCTGCCGAAGCTGTGCTCGCCGCTCGGCGCCCTGTCCATCCTGCCCACCATCCTGTACCTAACGACGGGCGTCATCAAGGAGGTGGCGACCAAAGCCGTGCACGACGAGTCGCCGATCGCCAGCACGAACGTGGTGGTGCAGGCGGCGGTGCAGCTGCTGAAAACGCTCGCCACCGACCGGTACGGGCGTCACGAGCTGTCCGGCGAGGAGTGGTGCAAGCTGCTGCAGAGCGCCCTCGGCCGCCTGATCGATCTCACCAAGACGGGCTGCGAGGAGACGAAGATGGACGAGGTGACGGTGATGCTGGCGATCGCGGTCTTTGTGCTGCACTCGCCGCCCGGTGTCGTGTCGGTGCTGAACCTGCAGTACCCGTGCATCAACCACTTCCGGCAGTGCTTCCAGAGCGCCTCGCTGCCGGTGCGCCTGAAGTGTGTGCAGACGATGCGCTCGATCTTTGCGAACGGCGAGCTGCGGGTGTCCACGCCGTACATACACGCGCTCGCACCCCGGTTGATCGAGCAGCTGTACTCGGAGCAGGCGCGCAACCCAACCAACGAACACGAGCTGGCGCTGGTGCTGGAAGGTATAACGACGGTGGAGACGCTGATTGCGCTAGCGGAACCGCAGAATC GCATCCAGATGCTCACCTTGCTCGTACCCATCCTCATCAACTACCTGGACGATCCAGAGGAACCGAAGCAGCTAGCGccccagcaacaacaacgaaccAAATCGAAGTACGTGACGGCACTGAACGATCACGCCATACAGTGGCTGATGAAGATCGGGCTAAAGTATCCGCAAGAGTTCAAAACGTTCATGGCACAAGCGCCCGACCTGCGCCGCAAGCTGGAAGCGGCCATCAAGCGCAACCAGATGAACGCCACGCTGCAGAAGAGCAAGAGCGAAGCGGCCAATGCGGCCGCCCGGAACAGTGCCGCCCAGCAGCAGAAACCGACGATACAGCTGAAGACGGATTTCAGCAATTTTAGCTTcgcatag